One segment of Bacteroides caecimuris DNA contains the following:
- the tpiA gene encoding triose-phosphate isomerase — protein MRKNIVAGNWKMNKTLQEGIALAKELNEALANEKPNCDVIICTPFIHLASVTPLVDAAKIGVGAENCADKVSGAYTGEVSAEMVASTGAKYVILGHSERRAYYGETVAILEEKVKLALANGLTPIFCIGEVLEEREANKQNEVVAAQMESVFSLSAEDFSKIVLAYEPVWAIGTGKTASPEQAQEIHAFIRSIVADKYGKEIADNTSILYGGSCKPSNAKELFANPDVDGGLIGGAALKVSDFKGIIDAFNA, from the coding sequence ATGAGAAAGAACATTGTTGCAGGAAACTGGAAAATGAACAAAACCCTTCAAGAGGGTATCGCTTTGGCTAAAGAACTGAACGAAGCATTGGCTAACGAAAAGCCTAACTGTGATGTAATCATCTGTACTCCGTTTATCCACCTGGCTTCTGTTACTCCGTTGGTAGACGCTGCTAAGATTGGTGTAGGTGCTGAAAACTGTGCCGACAAAGTATCAGGTGCTTATACAGGCGAAGTTTCTGCTGAAATGGTTGCTTCTACTGGTGCAAAATATGTAATTCTGGGACACTCTGAACGTCGTGCATACTACGGTGAAACAGTTGCTATCCTTGAAGAAAAAGTAAAATTGGCTTTGGCTAACGGTCTGACTCCGATTTTCTGTATCGGTGAAGTGTTGGAAGAACGCGAAGCTAACAAGCAGAACGAAGTAGTAGCCGCACAAATGGAATCTGTATTCTCTCTGTCGGCTGAAGACTTCTCTAAGATTGTATTGGCTTACGAACCGGTTTGGGCTATCGGTACAGGTAAAACTGCTTCGCCTGAACAGGCACAGGAAATCCATGCTTTCATCCGTTCTATCGTAGCTGACAAGTATGGCAAAGAAATCGCAGACAATACTTCTATCCTTTACGGTGGTAGCTGCAAACCTTCTAACGCTAAAGAACTGTTCGCTAACCCGGACGTTGATGGTGGTTTGATTGGTGGTGCTGCTCTGAAAGTATCTGATTTCAAAGGTATCATTGATGCTTTTAACGCATAA
- a CDS encoding SPOR domain-containing protein: MRKLALFTLMLVLAVVGVQAQSIVKSLERNVPGQGKVTIHQDPRIEALIGMERPATGEQKVIKTSGFRIQAYAGNNTRQAKNDAYHVASRVKVYFPELTVYTSFNPPRWLCRVGDFRSIEEADAMMRRLKSTGVFKEVSIVRDQINIPL; this comes from the coding sequence ATGAGAAAACTAGCTTTATTTACTTTGATGTTGGTATTGGCAGTTGTCGGTGTACAGGCACAGAGCATTGTCAAAAGTCTGGAACGTAACGTTCCGGGACAAGGAAAGGTGACTATTCATCAAGATCCCCGTATTGAGGCTCTGATAGGGATGGAACGTCCTGCAACAGGTGAACAGAAAGTAATAAAGACTTCCGGGTTCAGAATACAGGCGTATGCCGGTAATAATACTCGTCAGGCTAAGAATGATGCTTATCATGTAGCATCACGCGTCAAAGTGTATTTTCCGGAATTGACGGTATATACTTCGTTCAATCCACCTCGTTGGCTTTGTCGTGTAGGTGATTTCCGGAGCATTGAAGAGGCGGACGCAATGATGCGTCGGTTGAAGTCTACCGGTGTGTTCAAAGAGGTTTCTATTGTAAGAGACCAGATTAATATTCCTTTATAA
- the folE gene encoding GTP cyclohydrolase I FolE — translation MLEKEEIVSPNLEELKSHYRSIITLLGEDAEREGLLKTPERVAKAMLSLTKGYHMDPHEVLRSAKFQEEYSQMVIVKDIDFFSLCEHHMLPFYGKAHVAYIPNGYITGLSKIARVVDIFSHRLQVQERMTLQIKECIQETLNPLGVMVVVEAKHMCMQMRGVEKQNSITTTSDFTGAFNQAKTREEFMNLIQHGTL, via the coding sequence ATGTTAGAAAAAGAAGAAATTGTTTCTCCGAATCTGGAGGAGTTGAAGAGTCATTATCGTAGTATTATAACTTTGTTGGGCGAAGATGCCGAACGGGAAGGGTTGCTGAAAACTCCGGAGCGTGTGGCTAAAGCAATGTTAAGTTTGACGAAAGGGTATCACATGGATCCTCATGAAGTGCTTCGCTCTGCTAAATTCCAGGAAGAATACAGTCAGATGGTGATTGTGAAAGATATCGATTTCTTCTCCCTTTGCGAACATCACATGTTGCCGTTCTACGGGAAGGCACACGTGGCTTATATTCCTAACGGCTATATCACTGGGTTGAGCAAGATAGCCCGTGTAGTCGATATATTCTCTCATCGCCTGCAAGTGCAGGAACGCATGACACTGCAAATCAAAGAGTGTATTCAGGAAACACTGAATCCGTTAGGTGTAATGGTGGTAGTGGAAGCCAAACACATGTGTATGCAGATGCGTGGTGTAGAAAAACAAAACTCTATTACTACTACTTCAGATTTTACTGGGGCTTTCAATCAGGCAAAAACTCGTGAAGAGTTTATGAATCTGATTCAACACGGGACTTTGTAG
- the dnaG gene encoding DNA primase encodes MIDQVTIDRILDAAQIMDVVSDFVTLRKRGVNYVGLCPFHSDKTPSFYVSPAKGLCKCFACGKGGNAVHFIMEHEQMSYPEALKYLAKKYNIEIKERELSDEEKFVQSERESLFIVNNFARDYFQNILKNHIDGRSIGMAYFRNRGFRDDIIEKFQLGYCTESHDAFAKEAIQKGYKKEYLVKTGLCYETDDHRLRDRFWGRVIFPVHTLSGKVVAFGGRVLASATKGVKVKYVNSPESEIYHKSNELYGIYFAKQAIVKQDRCFLVEGYTDVISMHQSGIENVVASSGTALTSGQIRMIHRFTNNMTVLYDGDAAGIKASIRGIDMLLEEGMNIKVCLLPDGDDPDSFARKHNSTEFQAFISEHETDFIRFKTNLLLEDAGKDPIKRAELIGNLVQSISVIPEAIVRDVYIKECAQLLHIEDKLLVSEVAKRRETQAEKRAEQTERERRMAERTATMSQGTPPENAPMPNGDIPLSPEIDNGYTEVPPALQEDNYASFIPQEGKEGQEFYKFERLILQAVVRYGEKIMCNLTDEEGNEIPVTVIEYVINDLKEDELAFHNPLHRQMLSEAAAHMYDSNFIAERYFLAHPDPVISKLSVDLINVRYQLSKYHSKSQKIVTDEERLYEMVPMLMINFKYAIVTEELKHMLYALQDPALAQDNEKCDSLMKRFNELKTVQSIMAKRLGDRVVLR; translated from the coding sequence ATGATAGATCAAGTTACCATAGACCGGATATTGGACGCGGCACAAATTATGGATGTCGTTTCGGATTTTGTCACCCTGCGCAAACGTGGTGTCAATTACGTCGGTTTGTGTCCGTTCCACAGTGATAAAACCCCTTCTTTTTATGTCTCTCCCGCCAAAGGATTATGCAAATGTTTTGCTTGTGGAAAAGGTGGAAACGCAGTGCATTTCATTATGGAGCACGAGCAGATGTCATATCCGGAAGCGCTGAAGTACCTTGCCAAGAAATACAATATTGAAATCAAAGAGCGGGAATTAAGTGATGAAGAGAAGTTTGTGCAAAGCGAACGCGAAAGTCTGTTTATCGTCAATAACTTTGCGCGCGATTATTTCCAGAACATACTAAAAAATCATATAGACGGGCGTAGCATCGGTATGGCTTATTTCCGCAACCGTGGCTTTCGCGACGACATTATTGAGAAATTCCAATTAGGCTACTGTACTGAAAGTCACGATGCATTCGCCAAAGAGGCAATCCAAAAAGGATATAAAAAAGAGTATCTGGTAAAAACCGGACTTTGCTACGAAACGGATGACCACCGATTGCGGGATCGTTTTTGGGGACGTGTGATTTTCCCTGTCCATACGCTTTCCGGTAAAGTGGTGGCTTTTGGCGGACGTGTACTTGCCAGTGCAACGAAAGGGGTTAAAGTAAAATACGTCAATTCACCCGAATCGGAAATCTATCATAAAAGTAACGAATTATACGGTATATATTTTGCCAAACAGGCTATTGTAAAACAAGACCGTTGTTTTTTGGTTGAAGGTTACACGGATGTAATCTCCATGCATCAATCCGGTATAGAGAATGTGGTTGCTTCTTCGGGAACCGCCCTTACATCGGGACAAATCCGTATGATTCACCGGTTCACCAACAACATGACTGTGCTTTACGACGGTGACGCAGCGGGTATCAAGGCCTCTATCCGGGGAATTGACATGTTGTTGGAGGAAGGTATGAATATCAAAGTCTGTCTTCTTCCCGATGGGGACGACCCGGACTCTTTTGCCCGCAAACATAACTCAACGGAATTCCAAGCTTTCATCTCCGAACATGAAACGGACTTTATCCGCTTCAAAACAAACTTGCTGCTGGAGGATGCAGGAAAAGATCCCATCAAGCGTGCGGAACTGATTGGCAATTTGGTGCAAAGTATTTCTGTTATCCCGGAAGCAATTGTCAGAGATGTCTATATCAAAGAATGTGCACAGTTACTTCATATAGAAGATAAGTTACTGGTATCGGAAGTTGCCAAACGACGGGAAACTCAAGCAGAGAAACGAGCTGAACAAACGGAACGGGAACGCCGGATGGCTGAAAGAACAGCTACAATGTCTCAAGGGACACCGCCTGAAAATGCTCCGATGCCCAACGGAGATATTCCGTTGTCCCCTGAAATAGATAACGGATATACAGAGGTTCCTCCCGCTCTGCAGGAAGACAACTATGCATCTTTTATCCCCCAGGAAGGAAAGGAAGGACAAGAATTCTACAAATTCGAACGGCTGATATTACAAGCGGTAGTTCGTTATGGAGAAAAAATCATGTGTAACCTGACTGATGAAGAAGGAAACGAGATTCCGGTAACCGTTATAGAATATGTGATTAATGATTTGAAAGAAGATGAGTTAGCTTTTCATAATCCGTTGCACCGCCAAATGTTATCGGAAGCTGCTGCACACATGTATGATTCCAATTTCATTGCTGAACGTTACTTCCTGGCACATCCTGATCCGGTAATCAGTAAATTGAGTGTGGATTTGATTAATGTGCGGTATCAGCTTAGTAAATACCACTCCAAATCCCAAAAGATCGTAACAGATGAAGAGCGTCTCTATGAAATGGTTCCGATGTTAATGATTAACTTCAAATATGCAATCGTAACAGAGGAATTGAAGCACATGCTTTATGCCCTGCAAGATCCTGCTCTCGCCCAAGATAATGAAAAATGTGACTCGCTTATGAAACGCTTTAATGAGTTGAAGACCGTACAAAGCATCATGGCAAAACGATTGGGTGACAGGGTTGTTCTGCGATGA
- a CDS encoding prephenate dehydrogenase, with protein MRILILGAGKMGSFFTDILSFQHETAVFDVNPHQLRFVYNTYRFTTLEEIKDFEPELVINAVTVKYTLDAFHKVLPVLPKDCIISDIASVKTGLKKFYEESGFRYVSSHPMFGPTFASLSNLSNENAIIISEGDHLGKIFFKDLYQTLRLNIFEYTFDEHDETVAYSLSIPFVSTFVFAAVMKHQEAPGTTFKKHMAIAKGLLSEDDYLLQEILFNPRTPGQVANIRTELKNLLEIIENKDAEGMKKYLTKIREKIK; from the coding sequence ATGAGAATATTAATCCTTGGAGCCGGCAAAATGGGCTCTTTCTTTACTGATATATTAAGCTTTCAACATGAGACGGCCGTGTTCGACGTCAACCCGCACCAGTTGCGTTTTGTCTATAACACGTATCGTTTCACCACATTGGAGGAAATTAAGGACTTTGAACCGGAACTGGTTATTAATGCCGTTACAGTGAAGTACACGCTGGATGCCTTTCATAAAGTATTGCCTGTGTTACCGAAAGACTGTATCATTAGTGACATTGCCTCTGTAAAAACAGGACTGAAGAAGTTTTATGAAGAAAGCGGTTTCCGTTATGTCTCCAGCCACCCGATGTTTGGTCCTACTTTTGCTAGTCTTAGTAACCTAAGCAACGAGAATGCCATCATCATCAGTGAAGGAGACCATCTGGGAAAAATATTCTTCAAAGATCTCTATCAGACATTGCGTTTAAACATCTTCGAATATACGTTCGACGAACACGACGAAACAGTAGCCTACTCGCTTTCTATTCCGTTCGTATCGACTTTTGTATTTGCTGCCGTAATGAAACATCAGGAAGCTCCGGGAACTACGTTCAAAAAACACATGGCAATTGCCAAAGGCCTATTAAGCGAAGACGACTACCTGCTTCAGGAAATCCTGTTCAACCCACGCACTCCGGGACAGGTAGCCAATATCCGCACAGAGTTGAAAAATCTTCTCGAAATTATTGAGAACAAAGATGCGGAAGGAATGAAAAAGTATCTGACTAAGATTCGGGAGAAGATTAAATAA
- a CDS encoding bifunctional 3-deoxy-7-phosphoheptulonate synthase/chorismate mutase type II: protein MELESILLPGIEAKRPIVIAGPCSAETEEQVMDTAKQLAAKGQKIYRAGIWKPRTKPGGFEGIGVEGLAWLKEVKKETGMYVSTEVATAKHVYECLKAGIDILWVGARTTANPFAVQEIADALKGVDIPVLVKNPVNPDLELWIGALERINNAGLKRLGAIHRGFSSYDKKIYRNLPQWHIPIELRRRIPNLPIFCDPSHIGGKRELVAPLCQQAMDLNFDGLIVESHCNPDCAWSDASQQVTPDVLDYILNLLVIRTDTQSTESLSQLRKQIDECDDNIIQELSKRMRVAREIGTYKKEHGITVLQAGRYNEILEKRGAQGEQCGMDSEFMKKIFEAIHEESVRQQMEIINK, encoded by the coding sequence ATGGAACTCGAATCAATTTTATTACCGGGCATTGAAGCTAAAAGACCGATTGTTATTGCCGGCCCTTGTAGCGCAGAAACTGAAGAACAAGTAATGGATACAGCCAAACAACTGGCTGCAAAAGGACAGAAAATATATCGTGCCGGCATTTGGAAACCGCGTACCAAACCGGGAGGTTTCGAAGGTATCGGCGTAGAAGGGCTTGCCTGGTTGAAAGAGGTAAAGAAAGAAACAGGAATGTATGTTTCTACGGAAGTAGCAACAGCCAAACATGTTTACGAATGTCTGAAAGCGGGTATTGATATTCTTTGGGTAGGCGCACGTACCACTGCCAATCCTTTCGCCGTACAGGAAATCGCCGATGCGCTGAAAGGTGTTGATATCCCTGTATTGGTTAAGAACCCGGTGAACCCGGATCTCGAATTATGGATCGGAGCACTGGAACGTATCAACAACGCTGGTTTGAAACGCCTGGGTGCTATCCATCGTGGCTTCAGCAGCTATGACAAGAAGATCTACCGTAATCTTCCCCAATGGCATATTCCTATCGAACTGCGCCGCCGTATCCCTAATCTTCCGATTTTCTGTGATCCGAGTCATATCGGTGGAAAACGCGAGTTAGTAGCTCCGCTTTGCCAACAGGCGATGGACTTGAACTTCGATGGTCTGATCGTAGAAAGCCACTGTAACCCGGACTGTGCTTGGAGTGATGCTTCTCAACAAGTCACTCCGGATGTACTCGACTATATCCTCAATCTGCTGGTGATCCGTACTGATACGCAATCTACTGAAAGTCTGTCACAACTCCGTAAACAAATTGACGAATGCGACGACAATATCATTCAGGAGCTATCAAAAAGAATGCGCGTAGCCCGCGAAATCGGTACTTACAAAAAAGAGCATGGAATCACCGTTCTTCAAGCCGGACGTTACAATGAAATCTTGGAAAAACGTGGCGCGCAGGGCGAACAGTGTGGTATGGACAGCGAGTTTATGAAGAAAATTTTCGAAGCCATCCACGAAGAATCGGTTCGTCAACAGATGGAAATTATTAATAAATAA
- a CDS encoding pyridoxal phosphate-dependent aminotransferase → MQKESQTYKIAPADRLASVSEYYFSKKLKEVAQMNAEGKDVISLGIGSPDMPPSRETIETLCNNAHDPNGHGYQPYVGIPELRKGFANWYQRWYGVELNPNTEIQPLIGSKEGILHVTLAFVNPGEQVLVPNPGYPTYTSLSKILGAEVINYDLKEEDGWMPDFEALEKMDLSRVKLMWTNYPNMPTGANATPEIYERLVDFARRKNIVIVNDNPYSFILNDKPISILSVPGAKDCCIEFNSMSKSHNMPGWRIGMLASNAEFVQWILKVKSNIDSGMFRAMQLAAATALEAEADWYEGNNENYRNRRHLAGEIMKTLGCTYDEKQVGMFLWGKIPASCKDVEELTEKVLHEARVFITPGFIFGSNGARYIRISLCCKDNKLAEALERIKRI, encoded by the coding sequence ATGCAGAAGGAAAGTCAAACGTATAAAATCGCTCCTGCCGACAGATTGGCAAGCGTTAGCGAATACTACTTCTCAAAGAAACTTAAAGAGGTAGCACAGATGAATGCTGAAGGAAAAGATGTCATCAGCCTCGGTATCGGAAGCCCCGATATGCCTCCTTCAAGGGAAACCATCGAAACATTGTGCAACAATGCTCATGATCCTAACGGACACGGTTATCAACCGTATGTAGGTATCCCCGAACTGCGCAAAGGTTTCGCCAATTGGTATCAACGCTGGTACGGAGTGGAACTGAATCCGAATACGGAAATACAACCATTGATCGGTTCAAAAGAAGGAATCCTCCATGTTACGCTGGCATTTGTCAATCCGGGTGAGCAGGTGTTAGTCCCGAATCCGGGATACCCCACCTATACTTCTTTAAGTAAGATACTTGGCGCGGAAGTTATCAACTATGACCTGAAAGAAGAAGACGGTTGGATGCCTGACTTTGAGGCACTGGAAAAGATGGATCTTAGTCGTGTAAAACTGATGTGGACCAACTACCCGAATATGCCGACAGGAGCCAATGCTACTCCGGAAATCTATGAGCGCCTTGTTGATTTTGCCCGCCGAAAGAATATCGTGATTGTGAACGACAATCCATACAGCTTTATCCTGAACGATAAGCCTATCAGTATTCTAAGTGTGCCGGGAGCCAAAGACTGTTGCATCGAGTTCAACTCTATGAGCAAAAGTCACAATATGCCCGGCTGGCGTATCGGTATGTTGGCGTCGAACGCAGAATTCGTGCAATGGATATTGAAAGTGAAAAGTAATATCGACAGCGGTATGTTCCGTGCCATGCAACTGGCTGCAGCAACTGCTCTTGAAGCAGAAGCAGACTGGTATGAAGGCAATAACGAAAACTATCGCAACCGTCGTCACCTCGCCGGTGAGATTATGAAAACATTGGGATGCACCTACGATGAAAAGCAAGTAGGAATGTTCCTTTGGGGAAAGATTCCCGCTTCCTGCAAGGATGTAGAGGAACTGACGGAAAAGGTGCTGCATGAAGCAAGAGTGTTTATCACTCCGGGATTTATTTTCGGCAGTAACGGAGCAAGATATATTCGTATCTCTCTTTGTTGCAAAGACAATAAACTGGCGGAAGCACTGGAAAGAATAAAAAGAATATAG
- a CDS encoding prephenate dehydratase — MKKIAIQGTLGSYHDIAAHKYFEGEEIELICCANFEDVFTSIRKDSQVIGMLAIENTIAGSLLHNNELLRQSGTQIIGEYKLRISHSFVCLPDESWEDLTEVNSHPIALMQCREFLHQHPQLKVVEGEDTARSAEIIKNENLKGHAAICSKAAAERYGMKILQEGIETNKHNFTRFLVVADPWQVDELRQHHVNATNKASMVFTLPHTEGSLSQVLSILSFYNINLTKIQSLPIIGREWEYQFYVDVAFNDYLRYKQSITAITPLTKELKLLGEYAEGKSNV; from the coding sequence ATGAAAAAGATAGCAATTCAAGGAACACTCGGCTCATATCATGATATCGCCGCACACAAGTACTTCGAGGGAGAAGAAATAGAGTTAATCTGTTGTGCCAACTTCGAAGACGTGTTTACTTCGATACGAAAAGATAGCCAGGTTATCGGAATGCTAGCCATCGAGAATACGATTGCAGGAAGCTTGCTGCACAACAATGAGTTGCTGCGACAAAGCGGCACACAAATCATTGGTGAATACAAACTGCGTATCTCGCACAGCTTCGTCTGTCTCCCTGATGAGAGTTGGGAAGACCTGACTGAAGTCAACTCCCACCCTATCGCCCTGATGCAATGTCGCGAATTTCTGCATCAACATCCACAGTTGAAAGTAGTGGAAGGTGAAGATACTGCCCGCAGCGCGGAAATCATCAAGAATGAAAATCTGAAAGGCCATGCCGCCATCTGCTCCAAAGCAGCAGCCGAACGTTACGGCATGAAAATTCTTCAGGAAGGCATTGAAACGAACAAACACAACTTCACCCGTTTTCTGGTAGTTGCCGATCCCTGGCAAGTGGACGAACTCCGCCAACATCATGTCAACGCAACCAACAAGGCAAGTATGGTATTCACTCTTCCGCACACGGAAGGCAGTCTGTCGCAGGTTTTGTCTATTCTATCGTTCTATAATATCAATCTGACAAAAATCCAATCGTTACCAATCATCGGACGGGAATGGGAATACCAATTTTACGTAGATGTAGCTTTCAACGATTATCTAAGATACAAGCAATCTATTACCGCAATCACTCCATTAACCAAAGAACTTAAATTATTAGGCGAATATGCAGAAGGAAAGTCAAACGTATAA
- a CDS encoding tetratricopeptide repeat protein yields the protein MPNFFKSFFSGKSETPESEKQKNDQKNFEIFKYDGLRAQRMGRPDYAVKCFTEALAIQEEFETMGYLSQLYIQMGETAKARELLEKMAAMEPHLTSTFLTLANVCFIQEDYQAMEEAAHKAIAIEEANAVAHYLLGKARKGQNDELMTIAHLTKAITLKDDFIEARLLRAEALLNLKQYKEMMEDIDTVLAQNPEEETAMLLRGKVKESNGQGEEAEEDYKLVTEINPFNEQAYLYLGQLYINQKKLTEAIRLFDEAIELNPNFADAYKERGRAKLLNGDKDGSVEDMKKSLELNPKEEAGLNGEFKNLGPKPEALPGIF from the coding sequence ATGCCGAACTTTTTTAAATCTTTCTTCTCCGGTAAGTCGGAAACTCCAGAAAGTGAAAAACAGAAAAACGATCAGAAAAATTTCGAGATTTTCAAATACGACGGTTTACGTGCGCAACGCATGGGACGTCCGGATTATGCAGTAAAATGTTTTACAGAAGCTCTTGCCATCCAGGAAGAGTTTGAAACAATGGGTTATCTTAGCCAACTCTACATTCAAATGGGAGAAACGGCAAAAGCCCGCGAACTGTTGGAAAAAATGGCTGCCATGGAACCTCACCTCACGAGTACTTTCCTGACACTGGCAAATGTATGCTTTATCCAGGAAGATTATCAGGCCATGGAAGAGGCTGCCCATAAAGCAATTGCCATTGAGGAAGCGAATGCCGTAGCTCATTATCTGCTAGGAAAAGCCCGCAAGGGACAAAACGACGAGCTAATGACCATTGCCCATCTCACCAAAGCGATCACTTTGAAAGACGATTTCATCGAAGCCCGCCTGTTACGTGCAGAAGCTTTGCTGAACCTGAAACAGTATAAAGAAATGATGGAGGATATAGACACTGTACTTGCCCAAAATCCGGAGGAAGAAACTGCCATGCTCCTGCGTGGAAAAGTGAAAGAATCCAACGGCCAGGGCGAAGAAGCGGAAGAGGATTACAAACTGGTGACGGAAATAAACCCGTTCAACGAACAGGCTTACCTTTACTTAGGACAACTTTATATCAATCAGAAGAAGCTGACGGAAGCCATCAGATTGTTTGATGAAGCCATCGAACTGAATCCGAACTTTGCAGATGCCTACAAAGAACGCGGACGTGCTAAATTGCTGAATGGCGATAAAGATGGTTCTGTAGAGGACATGAAGAAATCTTTGGAACTGAATCCGAAGGAGGAAGCTGGTCTGAACGGAGAATTCAAAAACTTGGGACCGAAACCGGAGGCACTGCCGGGAATCTTTTGA
- a CDS encoding ATP-dependent DNA helicase RecQ: MNKYQEILKQYWGYDSFRDLQEEIITSIGEGKDTLGLMPTGGGKSITFQVPALAQEGICIVITPLIALMKDQVQNLRKRGIKALAVYSGMTRQEILTALENCIFGDYKFLYISPERLDTDIFRTKLRSMKVSMITVDESHCISQWGYDFRPAYLKIAEIRALLPGIPVLALTATATPEVVKDIQARLDFREENVFRMSFERKNLAYMVRQTDNKTQELLHILRKVPGSAIIYVRNRRRTKEITELLVNEDITADFYHAGLDNAVKDLRQKRWQSGEVRVMVATNAFGMGIDKPDVRIVLHLDLPDSPEAYFQEAGRAGRDGKKAYAVILYTKTDRTTLHKRVVDTFPDKEYILNVYEHLQYYYQMAMGDGFQCVREFNLEEFCRKFKYFPVPVDSALKILTQAGYLEYTDEQDNASRILFTIRRDELYKLREMGTEAEALIQMILRSYTGVFTDYAYISEATLSVRTGLTREQIYNILVTLTKRRIVDYIPHKKTPYIIYTRERQELRFVHIPPAVYEERKARYEARIKAMEEYVISENVCRSRMLLRYFGEKNEHNCGQCDVCLSHRATDTLTGESLEELKKKIAELLAQKPHTPAEIAEKIEAEKERVSEVIQYLLEEGEWKMQNGMIHISK; this comes from the coding sequence TTGAATAAGTATCAGGAGATATTAAAACAATATTGGGGATATGACTCCTTCCGCGACTTGCAGGAGGAGATCATCACCAGTATCGGCGAAGGCAAAGATACACTGGGGCTCATGCCTACCGGAGGCGGTAAGTCCATCACCTTTCAAGTGCCTGCTCTCGCCCAGGAAGGGATTTGCATTGTCATTACTCCGCTCATCGCCCTGATGAAGGACCAAGTGCAGAACCTCCGCAAACGCGGTATCAAAGCTCTTGCCGTATATTCCGGCATGACGCGGCAGGAAATTCTCACTGCACTTGAAAACTGCATCTTTGGTGATTACAAATTCCTTTATATTTCTCCGGAACGTCTGGACACGGACATATTCCGCACCAAACTGCGGTCGATGAAAGTCTCTATGATTACGGTTGACGAAAGTCACTGTATCTCACAATGGGGATATGACTTCCGCCCCGCTTACCTGAAAATTGCCGAGATACGGGCACTGTTACCGGGAATTCCGGTACTGGCACTTACCGCCACCGCCACTCCGGAAGTGGTGAAAGATATTCAAGCTCGCTTGGATTTCCGTGAAGAGAATGTTTTCCGCATGAGTTTCGAGCGGAAAAACCTGGCGTATATGGTACGGCAAACAGATAACAAGACTCAAGAACTGTTGCATATCTTACGAAAGGTACCGGGCAGCGCCATTATCTATGTCCGCAACAGACGACGAACCAAAGAAATCACCGAATTACTGGTAAATGAAGATATCACCGCCGACTTTTATCACGCCGGACTGGATAATGCCGTAAAGGACCTCCGTCAAAAACGTTGGCAAAGCGGCGAAGTTCGTGTGATGGTAGCTACCAATGCTTTTGGCATGGGGATTGATAAGCCCGATGTGCGTATCGTATTGCATCTCGACCTCCCCGATTCTCCTGAAGCCTATTTTCAGGAAGCCGGACGTGCAGGAAGAGACGGTAAGAAAGCGTATGCTGTAATCTTATATACTAAAACGGACAGAACGACGTTACACAAGCGTGTAGTGGATACTTTTCCCGATAAAGAATATATCCTCAATGTGTACGAGCATCTGCAATATTACTATCAGATGGCAATGGGCGACGGTTTCCAATGTGTCCGCGAATTTAATCTGGAAGAGTTTTGCCGGAAGTTCAAATACTTCCCGGTTCCAGTAGACAGTGCGCTGAAGATACTGACTCAAGCCGGTTATCTGGAATATACGGACGAGCAGGACAACGCTTCCCGTATTCTTTTTACGATTCGCCGGGACGAACTGTACAAACTGCGGGAAATGGGAACGGAAGCGGAAGCTCTGATACAGATGATTCTCCGTTCGTACACCGGAGTGTTCACCGATTATGCCTATATCAGCGAAGCCACCCTGTCCGTACGTACCGGACTGACCCGTGAACAGATTTATAACATATTGGTCACGCTTACCAAACGTCGCATCGTAGATTATATTCCGCACAAAAAGACTCCTTATATTATATATACGCGCGAACGGCAGGAACTTCGTTTTGTCCACATCCCCCCTGCTGTCTACGAAGAGCGTAAAGCCCGGTATGAAGCTCGCATCAAGGCGATGGAAGAATATGTCATTTCGGAGAATGTGTGCCGAAGCCGGATGCTGCTCCGCTACTTCGGAGAGAAAAACGAGCATAACTGCGGACAATGTGATGTTTGCCTTAGTCACCGTGCAACAGATACGCTGACCGGGGAGTCTCTTGAAGAACTGAAAAAGAAAATAGCAGAATTACTTGCCCAAAAACCGCATACGCCGGCAGAAATAGCCGAGAAAATAGAAGCGGAGAAAGAGAGAGTCAGTGAAGTCATCCAATATTTATTGGAGGAAGGTGAGTGGAAGATGCAGAATGGAATGATACATATTTCAAAATAA